DNA sequence from the Roseibium sp. HPY-6 genome:
GCACCAGATGCAGATCCGCAACGGAAATCGAAGCTTCCGAACCGGATATCTTTGCGTCAAACGAATAAGCGCCGGGATCAGCTTCAATCTCCTGTCCCGCCAGTTGCGCGAGCGCCTTGAGCGACGGTCCCGCCGCTTTGATTGACAGCTCGGCGCGCGCCGGCTCGAGTCCTGTTTCCCCTGAGATCTCAAAGGAGTTCTCACCTGTCGAGACGGTCAGCGAAAGAGGCACCTGCTCGCCAGACGTCAAGCCAAGCGGATTGTTCAGGCTTCCACTGACGGCGATCGGGATCTCCTGGAGAACAAAGCCGGACGTCAGCTCTACATCGCCGCCAAGATCCGGTGCGGACAGGGTCAGATCGAGATCGCTGACTTTGACGGGCTGGTCTTCCGACCCGTCCTTGTAGGTAAGAGTACCCCCATTGATCGTGAGACTGTCGACACCGATGCTTTTGAGATAGCCCCCGGAATCACTCGCTGTGGTTACAGGTGCCGGCTGGCTGTCAGTTCCGTTGGAAGGCACCTCGCGGGCGCCGGCAGCCGCGCCGTCGACCAGTCCGAGATCGCGGCGGGGTTCCCAGCTTGTGGCGCCGTTCGGGCTGACCTCAAGATAGATGTCGGGTTGATCCAGCGTAATCCCCGTCACCTGGATGTTACCCGACAGCAGACCACCCCAGGCGAGACCGAAAACAACCCGCTCTGCCTTGGCGAATTCTATGCCGTCGGCACCGGCCTCACCGGAAACGCCGATGTCCTGTGCGTCGAGTGAAAACCCGGGAAACAGGGACAGGGACACAGGACCGTCAAGTCGGACCCGCCATCCAAGCCGCTTGTCGACCTGTTCAACCACCTGACGCTTGATCTCATCCTTGGGCAGGAACAGCGGTACGACCAGAACAATGGTCACCAGCACGATCACCAGACTGCCAAGTCCGATCAGAAGTCGTCGCATACTGAGCGTCTCCCTTCGCGAATCGGCCTTAATGTAGACCAAACAACCGCTCTTCCGCACCTACACTGCACGTTGATTTTGACAAAAGCAGGAAATTCGATCGACGGGCAACGCCAGCACCGCCACTCCGGTCAAAGATCGTCTCTTTCAGGACAGCGCAACCATATGGTTATCCCAGGAAATGCCTGGTGGCCGTGCAAGGATCTCGGAAGGAGCCGTGGGGTCGTTGACATAAGAGAGGCCGCCATTGCCGTCGGACACCACGAAGCTGTCCTGGTCAATTGGTGCGACACCGCAGCCATCGGGTATCGGCTGCGCCCCCAGATATACACTGTCCTCGACACTCCAGAACAGCGTTTGGCCGCCGCGCGGTGCGGACGTTGCGATCACATCTCCTGACCTGTTCGCTGTCACCGAGCCGATATAGTTTTCAAGTTTCCCATCGAACACGGCGGGAATATCGATTGTCTTGGGGTCCTCGTCCTTTGCAAAAACAGCGACAAGCGGCGGTGCCTGAAATGCCGGTCCCTCGAACTGGCCACCAACCCAGACACGGTCTTTCTTGTCCAGCGCCATGTGCCTCAAGGACAACTGGTGCAACGACTTATGCAGGACATGTTTGGAAACAAGATCGCCGGTCTGGGCATCAACAAACACGACCGACGGCGACATGGTCTCCAAGTTCAGCTTTGCCCTGCCCTGATCCGGATGCGTCTTGATCCCGCCATTGGCTACGACAAGCGTTCGGCCATCTGAAGAAAGTAGAATGTCGTGGGGACCGACCCCTTGCGTATCCAGTTCTCCGATGCGTTCTGGAAAACGTGCGCCGAGATCATAGACACCGATGACGCCACGAGCGGCTTCGAAATCATTCTCCACGGCATAAAGCAACCGGCCATCGGCGGAAAAGCAGCCATGTCCGTAAAAATGCCTGCCCGGCTCCGAGGCGATTACCACCGGCTGCCGTTCCTCAAAGGGGCGCACCAGGATCGCAAAGGTTCCCGGGCGGCGCGCAAACGCCACAAACCGGCGCTTGTCGGGCGCAACCGTTATATCATGTCCGCGCCCTGGCAATCCGATCCTGCCGAGAACCTGGCCAAACTCGTCAAAAAGGCCGATGCCGAAATTGCCGCCAGCATCCTTGAACGCGCTCGCAAAGAGCGTTGCATCTTCACTGTTGGGGTGCCCCAGCAGAGCTTCTGCAAGCGATGACCCGGCAAATGCTGGAAACGCAGCAAGTCCGCCGAGCGCTGACAAGAAACCGCGGCGGGATATTTTCCGGCGCCTAGTCGCCGTCCAGCGCATTAAAGCCTCCTGCAAGTCCAAGCGGTCCGGCAATACCATTGGTCATGAGGTAATGTACGGAACTTAGCGTAAACGACACCGCATTCAGTTTGCTGTAGTTGCCTTCTTCGGAAAACATGCGCCGCAGCGGCGCTTGAAGAGCACTAAGATTTCTTGCGATGTTTTTGAACTCAAAGTCCAGCGTATCCAGTGCTCGGTGATTTTCTTCAGGAAGCTCTGCCTTTAGATCCATGCTGAAAACAGCATCCTTGATGCCGTTCAGCTCACCTGTGAGATAAAGAAGTCCGTTTGCGGACCGGGAAAACGGAACGCGCCTTGGCTTTGCCTTTTGTTCCGAAGTTCCAAGCGCCGGCAGGATGTCCTGATCCTTGGCAATCGTGATGCCAGTCGTGAGCGCATTGTAGATTGTTTCGAGCGCCTCTTGTGACGACCGGAAGCGATCGTTTTCAACTCCACCGCTCAGTAGCAGCTTGCTGTAACCCTCTGGATCCTGCCAGTCCGACGCAACAGCTTTAGAAATGGCGGCAGTGTTTTGAGCAATCGCAAGTGCATAAGCGCATGTAAAGTCCCGGTCGTCACCGCCCGCACCGAGGAGAATATTGGTATCCTTGTCAAAAGCGATCAGCTCGAAGGCGGTCAAGCTCTGAACGGCAACACTTTTGTTACGAAGCGTTTCCACCGACAGAACGCTGCTATCGTTCGCCGCATAGATCTTCCGGATTTGCCGCTGAGCAATGCCGCGCGGGTCGGGAAGAAAGGCCAGACGGCTCAACCTGTCTTCGTCGAGCAGTGGCCCGAATCGCAGAAACTGAACGCGTGAAAACCGCTCTATGACCTCGGAGTATGTGCTCTGGAAAGCGAGCACATTCGCTTCGTTTGTCTCGCTGCACACTCTGACGACTGCGTCCGGCAGCTTGCTGGCGCTTTCTGCAAACTCAGTCGTCGCCGGGCGAATGTAACCTGTAATAGCCCTTTCAATCGGGCCATTGAATTCCGCTGCAAATGCAAGTGGTACCGCAAGAAACGCCGAGATGAAGCTTAGTATCAGAGTTTTCATCAAAGACTCTCCAGAAATGTGATCAACGCCTCGCGTTCATCTGGCCGCATGGCAACGACCTTGTCGCGCGCCTCTTGCGCTTCACCGCCGTGCCAAAGCACGGCCTCGAGAAGATTGCGGGCCCGGCCGTCATGCAAAAACCGCGTATGGTTGTTCACGGTCTTCGTGAGACCTATGCCCCAAAGTGGCGGCGTTCGCCATTCCCGGCCATTGGCGTCGCCAACCGGGCGATGATCGGCGAGACCGTCACCCATATCATGCAGCAAAAGATCCGTGTAAGGCCAGATGAGCTGAAACCGGTGCGCCGGATTTTCCGCATCCCGGCTTGTCACGAATTTGTGCTGATGACAGGCGGTGCAACCGGTTTTGTAGAAAATCTCCTTGCCCCTCAAGACATCAGCATCATCGACGTCACGACGTGCCGGAACGGCAAGGTTCTCTGAATAGAAGGTCACCAGATCCATGACGGGATCCGGTGCTTCCGAATGTCCAAGACTGCTCTGTTCTCCATGGGGCATCGCCCGGCACTCGGTCTGCGCCTCCGTACAGTCACCGTAATTGTCCGGCCGGTCCGGTGTGCTGATACCGATATCACCGGAAAACGCACCGGCGGTCTGTGTCCTGATGGTTGGATTTGTGGCTTTCCAGCCGAACCGGCCAATCAACAAATTTCCGGACGCAGTATCTTTGACGCGGCTGATCCTTCCCGAAACACCGTCACCATCCTGATCATCGGGGTCCGCCAGTGCTTCAAGGTCACCGGGATGAATAGCCTGCAGCAATCCGAGCCCGATCATTGGCGGCGCGACGCGCGGGGAGGTCATGGTCTCAGGGTGCATTGGCCCAAAGCCAAGATCCCGGATCCTGTAGCGGGGTTTCTGCAGGGTCACCGTCTCGCCGCCATTCAAAGCAATTTCGATTTCTTCGCTCTCGATGTCGAAGCGGCCTTCGCCGGATAGACCCTGCACCGCGAAAGCCTGAAACTGACCGCCATAGGTCGGTTCCGGTACGCGCTGAATGTCCCGATTGGCAAGCGCGTCGCGCTGTGCCTTGTCTTGCGGCGGGATCGACAGACGCAAGAACAGGGAAACAGCTTTGTCACCTGGCCGGGGTGGCCGTCCGCGCCCGTCTTTCAGATGACACCCCTGACAGGAGCGCGCGTTGTAGAGTGGCCCCAGGCCGTCCGAAGCACGCGTTGACGAAGGCGAGGACGTCCAGAGCTTTTTGAACAGCCCGTTACCGACCTTGAAATCATGCTGTTCTTCAAAAGTCAGATTGGCATTGGAATGGGAAAACGCATCGCGGTTTGGTCTTCGCTGAGAGGTTCCCGCCCCCCCTTGCATGAGCTCGAAGGCTTCCGGGGCTTCAAAGTCTGCCGGAGGCCTCAAGACACCGGCGGCCTTTCGCTTATCCTGCGCGGTCAGGTCATCCCGATGAGAAAGAGGCTCGCCGGCAACCGATGGTGTTCCGGCAAGAACCAAACACAAAAGCGCGCTCCATAGGGAACGCGACTGGGGACCCAGCTTCATAAATCGCATCCTGATTGTGGCATGCGAGCCCCAAATCGCAGCCCTTAGTGAGCCGGGCGGTTCAACAACCGCCCGGCACCGGAAATTTACTCAAATACAGCGCCCGGATTGTCGAGGCTGTCGGACCCTTCGAAGGCGATTTCATCAAGTCCAAGGACTTTCACGACACGCTCAATGGAGGCTGTCTGATCAACCAGCGCATCGACAGCGGCCTGAACAACGGCGTTGCCCTCTTCATTGCCTTCGCCGATCATTTGGTCGTAGGCCTCACCGCCCTCTGCGCGGGCCTTCATAACTTCAAAGGCTGCCAGTGTGGCATCAAGCTTTGTCTTCATTTCCTCAGCAAGTGCAGGATCTTTCTCGGCAACGAGATCGGCGAGCGACGCTCCGGACACATTGTTGCCGAGCGGGCTTGCATAGGACCCGAAATAAACGTTTCGGATGCCGATGACATCATTCAGATGAGACATGTGCGTGTTGTCGGCAAAGCAATCATGCTCTTCTTCCGGATCGTGCAACAACAGGCCGAGCTTGATGCGCTCGCCCGCAAGTTCGCCGTAAGACAACGATCCCATACCGGTCAGAATGGTTGCCAGACCGCCATTCTCGCCTTTTGCCGCCAGCTCTTCACGCGCAGCCCCGCCGGATTGCCAGGCGGCTGCCATCTCTTCCAGATCGCTGATCAGCAGGTCGGTCACGGCGCGCAGATACTGAATGCGGCGCTCGCAGTTGCCACCCGTGCAATTTGCCGGATCAAAATCAGTCGCCGGGCGCGCACCGGCACCAGGACCTATTCCGTTCAGATCCTGCCCCCAGAGCATGAATTCGATAGCGTGATAGCCCGTGACGACATTCGCTTCGACTTCGCCGGCTTCCTGCAGCTGGTCGGCCAGGAGCGACGCTGTAATCTCACTCGCGTCAATCGTTTCCCCACCTGCTTTGAGGCTCGGATTGGCGATCAGGTTCGCCGCGTAAAACGGGTTTTCCTCGGACTCTTCGCCATAGGAAGCATCGACGTAATCAATGAGGCCCTCGTCAAGTGGCCAGGCGTTCACCTTGCCTTCCCAGTCATCGACGATTGCATTGCCGAACCGGTAGGCTTCGGTCTGTTGGTAGGGGTCGCGCGCTTCGATCCAGGCGGAGCGGGCTTCTTCGAGATGTGCCTCGGTTGGCTCCTCAAGGAACTTGTCGATTGCCGCTTTTAGCGATTTTGCTGTCGCAAGCGAATCCGCATATTTCGCCTCGGCGATGTCGCCATAGTTGGACAAAACGTCTGCCGGTGCAGCCGCAATTGCAGGCGTCACGAAGAGAGCCGTCGCTGTTAGCAAACCAAACTTGAGTGATTTCATGGGTTCATCCCCTTTCAATGCAATTGAGACAAAGAATGCTGTCCCGGTTTGCAATTCAAAAAAATTACGCGACGCAGCAAGCGTCGACAGCACACCGGTCAAACCATTTCATGAAGGTTTGTGTCAAGTTTTAAATTGAGAAAAATCAATAGTTTAGAACCATTCAAAAAAGCTGACTAAAAAATGCCAGATTTAATTCCCACGTCCGGGCAAGAAAGTCATCAACAACTCTTTGATGCTTAAGTGGGAATGGTATAGCTATTAGATGAGGCAAGCAGGGATGCCGGAAACAGGAAGAAAACCAAATGCTGAGTGCGCTGAAAAGCTTTGTCCGGGAAATCACCTTCGGTGAAAGCGGCAAAAAAACATTCGCGGAAGACGACAAGCGCCTTGCCGCAGCCGCCCTATTGTTTCACCTGATCGATATCGACGGCATCATCGAAGACAGCGAGAGCCAGAAACTCCGCGAAATCCTGCAAAAACACTACGAATTATCCGACAAGGAAACGACGGAGCTGATCGCCGCCGCCAAGCAGCGTGACGAAGAAGCTGTTGACCTTTACGGCTTCACTTCGGTCCTCAAGCGCACGGCAGACGAAAACGAACGCCTCGCCATCGTCGAGATGATGTGGGAAATCGTTTATGCCGACGGCCATGTGCACGAATTCGAAGACAACACCATCTGGCGCGTCGCCGAACTTCTTGGCGTATCGACCCGGGACCGCATGACATTGCGGCATAAGGTTGCCCAGACGGCGCCGGAAGACAACGACCGCGACTGAAGCCTCTGGCGCTTTATGACAGGAACAAATTGCGCGGAAACGTTGCCCTTAAACAACGATTTCTTTGAACAGTCCCGGCTCCGGGCTCGATTTTTTTGCGCCGCTCCCTCATATTTGTTCCATGAGATTTTTTTCCGACCCGCAAGGAACCCGCCCGAAAGTCCTGATTGTCCTGCATCAGGAAACATCCTCACCGGGCCGTGTTGGCCTGGAGCTTGTGCGACGCGGTTTTACCCTGGATATCCGAAAACCACGTTTCGGTGACACTTTGCCGGACACCATGGCGGATCATGCCGGCGCGGTGATTTTCGGCGGGCCGATGAGTGCGAATGACCCGGACGGGTTCGTTCACAAGGAAATCGACTGGATCAGGATCCCACTTCGCGAAGAAAAGCCGTTTCTCGGGATATGTCTCGGTGCGCAGATGATGGTGAAACATCTCGGAGGCAGCGTTTCCGGCCATAGGGACAGTCTCGTTGAAATCGGGTACTACCCTTTAAAGCCGACCGAAACGGGCCAGGCGCTCATGGACTGGCCCAGAAAAGTTTACCAGTGGCACCGGGAAGGCTTCGATTGCCCGAACGGGGCGGAACTTCTCGCGAGCGGTCCAACCTATCCGAACCAGGCGATCCGGGTCGGCCCGGCCGCTTACGGCATTCAGTTCCATCCCGAACTGACCCATCAGATGATGGTCAAATGGACCACGAAGGCAGCGCCCCGCATGGAGTTGCCGGGAGCTCAGCAGCGCAGGGATCATTTCGCAGGCCGCTTTGTCTATGACCCTGCCGTCAGGAAATGGCTGGACGACTTCCTCGATATGTGGATTGGAACTGCGGCATCGCCAGTCATGCATTCACGGCTGAAGGCGGCGGAATAAAGCGCCGCCCAATCAGCCGGACCGCTATTTTATGCGCGCGTCCTCAACCGGATATCCGAGACCGCCCTGTTCACCGAAGTTTTCCAGGTGACATTCGCTGCAGGCCGTGATCACGTTGACGGCCTGCGGAGAACCATTCGGCGCAACCATCATGTAATACCAGTCGCCGGTCTCCGGCGACTTGCCCGCCGCAACCTTTTCCATCAGGAACAGGGGTCCCTTGCTGACCTTCCCATCGTCGTTGATTGCGAAGGATTCCTTGGCGATTTGCGTTCCCGCCGGCACGTTGACGTTTTCGGACTTGTACTGCAGGTATTCGTCTGCGCCGATGGAGTTCACGTAGGTCATCAAAAAGCGCCCACCGTGGAATCCGGGCGCTGCAGGAAAGGCACTTGCCTTGGTCCAACCCGGGTAGTCCTTGACGAATGCCTCCGGGATCCAGCGCTTCGGACCCTTCTGATATCCCGCCTGAAGATCCGCTTTCAGACAATCGTAAACCGCCAGGGCCTCGTCGCCGGTGAGCTCGTACCCCGGTTTTTGCACGTCGCAGGCCGCATATGCGGATGTCGTGAAAACAAGGGATGCGATTGCACCTCCCAGCCAAACAGGTAGCTTCCTCATTGTTCTCTCCCTAAGCTGATGTCTTGATAAAAGACTTGGCTCAACCAGCTTCCGCCATCCGGGAGAGATGACAATTCACTTGCAAGGTGATGACGCGTGATATGGCGTGATTGGTCCGAATTAAATCACTAAAAACATAGTATTAGTGAACAGATCGCAGCAACGTGCGAACCGCTCACCTTTTCTCGATCAACTTTCAAAGACCACAAGAAGGTCTTTTGCATCGATTTGCGCACCTGGAGTGACCAGAACTTCTTTCACCTTGCCGTCACGCTCGGCATGAAGGGCCGTTTCCATTTTCATGGCTTCGATCGAAACCAGGACATCACCTGCGGTCACGTCCTGACCGGATGAAACGGCAACGGTGGAAATGACGCCCGGCATCGGTGCTCCGACGTGGGCCGCATTGCCGTCCTCGGCCTTGCGCATCGCCGCCGCGCCAGTTGCACCATGTGCCCGGTCGGGCACCTTGACGTTCCTCGGCTGGCCATTGAGTTCGAAAAAGACCTTCTTCTCACCTTTTTCGTCCGTTTCCCCGACCGCCTGGCAACGCACGACCAGCGTTTTTCCCGGCTCCAGATCGACAAAGATCTCTTCGCCTGCGTTCAGGCCATAGAAATAGACCGGCGTCGGCAACACGGATGTCGGCCCGTATTGCTGTTGCGCCTTGTCGAAGTCGGTGAAAACCTTGGGATACATGAGATAGGATGCAAGATCGATGTCGCTGATATCGCGTCCGGTTGCAGCCGTTGCAGCACCGCGTTCGGCCTCAAGATCCGATGCTTCGAGCAGAGAACCCGGACGCACAATGATGGGTGCTTCACCCTTCAGGACCTTTTTCTGCAAGGCTTCCGGCCATCCGCCGGGAGATTGGCCAAGGTCACCGTGCAGCATCTTGACAACGCTGTCCGGAAAAGCAACGTCCTTGGACGGATCTTCGACGTCCTGAACCGTCAGGCCCTGGCTGACCATCATCAGGGCCATATCGCCGAC
Encoded proteins:
- a CDS encoding DUF1513 domain-containing protein, which translates into the protein MRWTATRRRKISRRGFLSALGGLAAFPAFAGSSLAEALLGHPNSEDATLFASAFKDAGGNFGIGLFDEFGQVLGRIGLPGRGHDITVAPDKRRFVAFARRPGTFAILVRPFEERQPVVIASEPGRHFYGHGCFSADGRLLYAVENDFEAARGVIGVYDLGARFPERIGELDTQGVGPHDILLSSDGRTLVVANGGIKTHPDQGRAKLNLETMSPSVVFVDAQTGDLVSKHVLHKSLHQLSLRHMALDKKDRVWVGGQFEGPAFQAPPLVAVFAKDEDPKTIDIPAVFDGKLENYIGSVTANRSGDVIATSAPRGGQTLFWSVEDSVYLGAQPIPDGCGVAPIDQDSFVVSDGNGGLSYVNDPTAPSEILARPPGISWDNHMVALS
- a CDS encoding imelysin family protein → MKTLILSFISAFLAVPLAFAAEFNGPIERAITGYIRPATTEFAESASKLPDAVVRVCSETNEANVLAFQSTYSEVIERFSRVQFLRFGPLLDEDRLSRLAFLPDPRGIAQRQIRKIYAANDSSVLSVETLRNKSVAVQSLTAFELIAFDKDTNILLGAGGDDRDFTCAYALAIAQNTAAISKAVASDWQDPEGYSKLLLSGGVENDRFRSSQEALETIYNALTTGITIAKDQDILPALGTSEQKAKPRRVPFSRSANGLLYLTGELNGIKDAVFSMDLKAELPEENHRALDTLDFEFKNIARNLSALQAPLRRMFSEEGNYSKLNAVSFTLSSVHYLMTNGIAGPLGLAGGFNALDGD
- a CDS encoding di-heme oxidoredictase family protein: MKLGPQSRSLWSALLCLVLAGTPSVAGEPLSHRDDLTAQDKRKAAGVLRPPADFEAPEAFELMQGGAGTSQRRPNRDAFSHSNANLTFEEQHDFKVGNGLFKKLWTSSPSSTRASDGLGPLYNARSCQGCHLKDGRGRPPRPGDKAVSLFLRLSIPPQDKAQRDALANRDIQRVPEPTYGGQFQAFAVQGLSGEGRFDIESEEIEIALNGGETVTLQKPRYRIRDLGFGPMHPETMTSPRVAPPMIGLGLLQAIHPGDLEALADPDDQDGDGVSGRISRVKDTASGNLLIGRFGWKATNPTIRTQTAGAFSGDIGISTPDRPDNYGDCTEAQTECRAMPHGEQSSLGHSEAPDPVMDLVTFYSENLAVPARRDVDDADVLRGKEIFYKTGCTACHQHKFVTSRDAENPAHRFQLIWPYTDLLLHDMGDGLADHRPVGDANGREWRTPPLWGIGLTKTVNNHTRFLHDGRARNLLEAVLWHGGEAQEARDKVVAMRPDEREALITFLESL
- a CDS encoding imelysin family protein, which translates into the protein MKSLKFGLLTATALFVTPAIAAAPADVLSNYGDIAEAKYADSLATAKSLKAAIDKFLEEPTEAHLEEARSAWIEARDPYQQTEAYRFGNAIVDDWEGKVNAWPLDEGLIDYVDASYGEESEENPFYAANLIANPSLKAGGETIDASEITASLLADQLQEAGEVEANVVTGYHAIEFMLWGQDLNGIGPGAGARPATDFDPANCTGGNCERRIQYLRAVTDLLISDLEEMAAAWQSGGAAREELAAKGENGGLATILTGMGSLSYGELAGERIKLGLLLHDPEEEHDCFADNTHMSHLNDVIGIRNVYFGSYASPLGNNVSGASLADLVAEKDPALAEEMKTKLDATLAAFEVMKARAEGGEAYDQMIGEGNEEGNAVVQAAVDALVDQTASIERVVKVLGLDEIAFEGSDSLDNPGAVFE
- a CDS encoding TerB family tellurite resistance protein — encoded protein: MLSALKSFVREITFGESGKKTFAEDDKRLAAAALLFHLIDIDGIIEDSESQKLREILQKHYELSDKETTELIAAAKQRDEEAVDLYGFTSVLKRTADENERLAIVEMMWEIVYADGHVHEFEDNTIWRVAELLGVSTRDRMTLRHKVAQTAPEDNDRD
- a CDS encoding glutamine amidotransferase, coding for MRFFSDPQGTRPKVLIVLHQETSSPGRVGLELVRRGFTLDIRKPRFGDTLPDTMADHAGAVIFGGPMSANDPDGFVHKEIDWIRIPLREEKPFLGICLGAQMMVKHLGGSVSGHRDSLVEIGYYPLKPTETGQALMDWPRKVYQWHREGFDCPNGAELLASGPTYPNQAIRVGPAAYGIQFHPELTHQMMVKWTTKAAPRMELPGAQQRRDHFAGRFVYDPAVRKWLDDFLDMWIGTAASPVMHSRLKAAE
- a CDS encoding cytochrome P460 family protein; translated protein: MRKLPVWLGGAIASLVFTTSAYAACDVQKPGYELTGDEALAVYDCLKADLQAGYQKGPKRWIPEAFVKDYPGWTKASAFPAAPGFHGGRFLMTYVNSIGADEYLQYKSENVNVPAGTQIAKESFAINDDGKVSKGPLFLMEKVAAGKSPETGDWYYMMVAPNGSPQAVNVITACSECHLENFGEQGGLGYPVEDARIK